The Citrus sinensis cultivar Valencia sweet orange chromosome 4, DVS_A1.0, whole genome shotgun sequence DNA segment caagctctttaaatttaagataatggaagcattaaacaaagaaagatgttaggttgatctaggcaataaacacacaagctcggattatttaacctaggttatgttcttcaattgaaatcactgattccaacctgctactaatgattaaaatatcaagacaattacggatcaagaattttaatctagcaataaaatttattcaagtcctatctaattggccactcaaacaaaacaagaataaaccatgaacattaattatagaagaacataaacaatctcaattaaataaattgaatgatagaatttaaatttaattgcatagcatgtttagggttttgaattcaccctcaaccaaataaaaatttagcctaacataattaaattgggaataagaaaattgataaaaccagtcatggagattaattcaagcggctgcctttttcttcaatttaattcCGGTTGttggcttcttttttttctttttcttcttgttgctGCCGAATCCTTCTTGCTGCCTTGCTCTCTAAATCAAAAGCCAAAAGTTGGCTTTTATACTGCCCAAGATTGGCCGtattttaaagcaattaatttgtttccttTAATTGCCATGCACAtgccatttcaattctttatttccaaTGCTTTGTCCACCACTTGTTTAGGCAATTCACGTGCATGAAATATggccatttcctttttcttctttgttcaaTTTGCTTCCCATATTAACCAATGAGCAAGCCAAAGCCACTTTAATGCTTGCACATGTTATTACCCTTTAAGATTCTTGATTCCAATTAAATGAAGCCgccaaattgaattaaattcaattcccTCTTTAATCTCCACGTGATGGTCATAATCTTCTGAATATgcatgaattaattttgttggcttcggtTTTCTTGGTTTCCAAAAATCACTAATTATTTCCCTTTTCTAATTCCTTCAAGCAGATCTCTTCTTAAATGCTctgatttaatttctctttaattccaaaatatacctaaaataacaaaataaataaaactaagataaaaattaacacaataaaatataagttactaaattaaaaattaactaaaataactaaaatatttaagaccaaaacaagaaaaagatagagaaattaatagcaaaatatatggaaaatatACACTTATCAAATTCCCCCACACTTACCCTTTGCTTGTCCTCGAGCAAacctaaaacaaaaataaaaagaaaacctaaACTAGTTCACTTTCGTAGGAAATCACGATTGCATTTAGCGTATGCAACAAGCCTTTAAACCCCTAGGCGGCCCTAGTGGACGAGTTATAGTCTCGTGAGGGCTTCAGCGATGAtacccacaaacatcattgcattttttttttttagcagaaaaagaacaaaggaatttaaaataaaactagccTCAAATATTGCATAAATCATatagctcaaagaaaatttcaaatattatcgaagttctaactttaattcaatagtcaatcacatctctcttttgattctcatagtgtgtgtgtgaatcaattcaattaaaatcagttcccaaaatcttcaatatcAACAGCCTTTGCCttgaacaaagaaaagagtaggtcaaactaatcttatcatcttgatctccaaattttttttttttttacaggcATTTgtgtgcattttcttttgaagttccctttttttttgtagtcaGGAGCTTTCACTCTACCCCTTAAGGTAGCCTTCTTCTCATGGTAGATTATCCTCTACATACTGGTGGTACATAGgcccaaattactcaaggatAGCTTCACTCTTAAGGGTTATAGGTAGCTATTTCTGACTATGGTGCCTGTGTATACTACACTGTATTGTGGAGATAAGAATCAAGACAAACAGTCATTTACTcaatctaaaattctcaactcagGCTGCGTCAATCTCAAATtctaagtcaaaattatgaaagaattgatattAGTGCTATGGTTTAAAGAATCTCAATTAAGAGGAAATCAACAcaagaatcaagtataaactaaGGTAATATTCAACCCTTTCTAAGAACCATATTCATtgtcaatcaaattcttatcattgactaatattcaaaacaatgtgttttttttttttttgtaaaaagaaaaagacaaagtaACAAAAACTAAGTTCGAAATCCACCCCCCCACACTTAATTCttacattgtcctcaatgtaaGCCTAAGCTAACAAAAGACAGAATTAAACATGGGAAAATGAGATGAGacacacaaacaaaaacaaacaaaattcaacacaACGTAGGTAAagtaaatgagaatgagaaggagaaaaatcaaatctgttATGGCGTGCTGTCAAAATCTTTTCTCCAGCCATTGGGTTGCCTCTCAATAAGCGCTTGGTTTATTGTCCTCAGCCTGACCTGGTTCTCAAGTTTCACTCATCAACGTACGCAGGTTCATAAAGTGGAGCCTCATCTACATTGAGTGTTTGAAAGTTTTCATAGTAAGGCTTCAACTTatgaccattaactttgaaCTCTTTACCTGTCTTTAAGCTCCTGatctcaactgcaccatgatgaaaaacattaataacaacaaaaggCCCAACCCATCGAgaacgtaacttacctggaaaCAACTTAAGGCGAGAATGGAATAGCAAAACTTTCTGTCcaactttaaaattctttctcAAGATCTGCTTGTCATGAAAAGCCTTAGTTTTTTCCTTATAGATTCGTGAACTCTCATAGGCATCATTTCGAATTTCCTCTAATTCTTGCAATTGGAGCTTTCTGTGTTGACCGGCGACGTCCAGTTCCATGTTACATTGTTTCACAGCCCACCATgctttatgttcaagttccaCTGGAAGATGACAAGGCTTACCATATACCaacctgtagggtgacatacCGATAGGAGTTTTGTATGCGGTCCTATatgcccaaagtgcatcatcAAGCCGTAAGCTCCAGTCCTTTCTATTTGGATTAACTGTCTTTTCAAGGATTGATTTCACTTCCCTATTAGACACCTCAACTTGCCCACTAGTTTGTGGATGGTAGGATGTAGACACCTTGTGAGTGATGTTGTATTTTCGAAAGAGGGCTTCTATTGACCTGTTACAAAAGTGAGTGCCTCTGTCGCTGATAATTGCCTTTGGTGTTCCAAACCTTGTAAAGATGTTACTCTTTATAAAATCTACCACAACCTTAGAATCGTTAGTTCGGGTGGCTTTTGCTTCCACctattttgaaacataatcaacCGTAAGAACAATATAGAGATTACCAAACGATGAAGGAaatggtcccatgaagtcgatgcCCCAAACATAAAATATCTCAACTATAAGAATGGAAGATTGTGGCATTTGATTTCTAGGTCCTAAATTACCTGTTCTCTGACAGCGATCACAAGATTTGCAAAACAAATATGCGTCCTTAAATAGTgatggccaataaaaaccgcTTGCAAGTACCTTAAGGGCTGTTCTCTTTGGTCCAAAATGTCCTCCACAAGCCAAAGTATGACAAAAGGTGAGAATAGAAGTAAATTCAATTTCGGGTACGCACCTTCTAATAACTTGATCAGAACAATGCTTCCATAAGTATGGCTCATCCCACACATAGTACTTGGCATCACTCTTGATCTTGGCCTTTTGTGCACGGGTTATCTCTTTCGGTACTGTCCTGGTCACCAAGTAATTGACAATATCTGCATACCAAGGAGTAACTATACCTACATGTAATAACTGCTCATCTGGAAAGTTCTCATGCAATGGAAGTGCATCTTCGTTATAGGTAAGTCGACTCAAATGATCTGCCACCAAATTCTCAGAACCTCTCTTATCTAGAATCTCTATGTCAAATTCTTGCAATAGAAGTATCCATCGTATAAGGCGCGGTTTGGCATCTTTTTTGGTGAGCAAGTACCTAATAGCTACATGGTCAGAGTAAACGATTACCTTAGATCCAATTAAATAAGAACGAAATTTCTCTAAGGCAAAGATAACTGCTAAAAGTTCTTTCTCTGTGGTGGAGTAGTTAAgttgtgcatcattcaatgtacGAGAGGCATAATAGATGACATGAGGAAGCTTGCCCACACGCTGGGCCAACACGGCTCCAACAGCATAGTCACTGGCATCGCACATAATCTCAAATGGTAAATCCCAGTTTGGTGGTTGAATCACAGGGGCCGATGTCAAAACTTCTTTTAACTTCTTAAAAGCTCTTTGGCACTCTTCATTGAAGTCAAACGTTGCATCCTTTTGAAGTAAGTCAGAGAGGTAAAGCTATCTTGGAGAAGTCCTTGATAAACCTGCGATAGAAACCTGCATGACCAAGAAAAGAACGAATCTCCCTCACACTAGTAGGAGGTGGTAAGGAGCGTATAAGATCTATCTTAGATTTATCAACTTCAATCCCCTTTTCAGAAATAACATGGCCTAGTACAATACCTTGattaaccataaaatgacatttttcccaattaagCACAAGGTTAGTGTCAATGCATCGTTTAAGAACAAGTGTAAGGTTATCTAAACATTTATCGAAAGAATCACCATAAGCtgtaaaatcatccataaatacCTCAATGATGTTCTCTAcataatcagaaaaaatactcATCATACACCTTTGGAAAGTGGCAGGAGTGTTACAGAGACCAAACGGCATGTGTCGGTAAGCAAATGTTCCGAAGGGGCATGTGAATgttgttttctcttgatcttccGGAGCGATAACGATCTGATTATAACCTGAGTAACCatcaagaaaacaataatgagaGTGACCACTTAACctttcaagcatttgatcaataaatggcaAAGGAAAATGATCCTTGCGAGTGGCTGCATTCAGTTTACGATAGTCAATGCAAACTCTCCACCCAGTTTGAACTCTAGTTGGCACAAGCTCGTTTTCTTCATTCTTAACCACTGTGATGCCTGATTTTTTTGGAACTACCTGCACAGGACTCACCCATTTACTATAAAAAATGGGATAAATAATCCCCACATTAAGGAGTTTCAGTATCTCTTTTTTTACGACTTCCATCATTGGTGGATTAAGGCGGCGTTGTGCATCTCTCGTTGGTTTAGACCCTTCCTCTAGCAAAATGCGATGCATGCACATGGAAGGACTAATTCCCTTAATGTCGGCAATGGTCCAGCCAATCGCCGTCTTATGATCTCGAAGCACCCTAATTAACTTTTCTTGTTGAACTGGGGTGAGGGTTTTAGCAATTATGACTAGAAGTGTTTCATTCTCACCCAAGTAAATATATTGCAGGTGTTCTGGGAGTGGTTTAAGTTCTAAGGTAGGTGCCTGCACAATTGAAGGTAAAAGTTTCTCGTTTAATAAAGGCAATTCAAGGTAAGAAACATTATACCCATTGGTGCGTAATGTGAATGCTCCATCTAAGATCGCCATAGCTTCCTCTACCTCATCATCCaactttatcaaatttgcatGTTCCTTAGAATCATTTTTCGTAAGATTTTTGCTTATCGCAATTTCAAAACTGTCATTACCGgataattcaaagaaatcctGCACCAAAGTATTAATATCATCCATGGCAAAAACAGAATGAACATCACTGGGATACCTCATTGCCTCAAAGATATTGAAGCGGATCACTTCACCATCGAATTCCATTGTGAGGGTTCCATCGTGAACATCAATCTTGGTTCGGGCTGTCTTAAGAAATGGCCGCCCCAACAGAATAGGAGTAGGATTGGGCGACAACTCATCCTCCATTTCAAGGATATAAAAATCAGCTGGAAAGGCCAATTCATTGACCTGCACAAGAACGTCTTCCATAACCCCTTTCGGGTAAGCATTAGATCTGTCAGccaattgaataattatacCAGTTTCTTCCATTGGACCTAAATTCAAGGAGTTATAAATCGAATATGGCATAACATTAATTGAGGCCCCTAAATCTAGCATACATCTTTCGAATCTGGTATTACCTATAGTGCAGGGGATAATGAAAGTAcctggatccttgcacttaggtggaagttttctttgaagtacAGCAGAAACATTCTCTCCAACACTTACCTTTTCGTTACCGCTCAACTTTCGCTTGTTGCTGCATAATTCCTTCAAAAACTTTGCATAACGCGgcacttgtttaatagcatcaagtagaGGAATATTTACCTCTACTTTACGAAAGGTCTCAAGgatctctttttcttgttcCTCTTTATTGGTTTGTTTAAATCTGCTAGGAAATGGTGGAGGAATGGAGAGAGTCTTAATTCGAGGTGAGGGGATACTTACCTGGCCAGATGGATCGACTGGCAATGCCGAGTGGGAATCATCTTTCCTTGTTAAAGGAAGAGCCTCAGGTGAGGAATTGGTCACAGAGGGTGATAATGTTGTGGATACTTTTAATGGCTTAGCTAATAATGGTTCCAATTGCTTTCCGCTCCTAAGAGACACAGCACTGGCATTCTCCTTTGGATTAATTTCTGGTTGAGAAGGTAACTTTCCTGAAGTTCTACCCTCTATCCTACTCATAGATGTGGCCAGTTGGCCAATTTGATTCTCTAAATGTTGGAGCTGTGTCTGGGTAGTCTGTTAGAATTGCATAAAGTTAGTAGCGAGAGCTTTTACAAGATCTTCTAAAGATGTACCTTGATTTTGAGGAGGTGGGGGTGACCGAACTTGGTAAGGCTGTTGCACCCGCTGTTGGGGGTAGCCCGGTGGTCGAGATGGTGCCACATTAGGAATGCCTTGTTGTTGGTTCCCATACCTAAAATTAGGGTGATCCTTCCACCCTTCATTGTAAAAATTAGAGTAGGGATCATACCTTTGTCTTGGTTGGCCTAGGAACCCCTCAACTGCGTTGGCCTGCTCATGTGATCCCTCTTGGAGAGTAGGGCACATGTCAGTCGCATGTCCGACCATAGAACATACGCCACACGGTCTCATTTGTTGCCCTAGAGCTAATTGTTGCACCAAAGAAGTAAGATTTGAAACTTGTTTTTCTAAAGAAGTAgtacttacctcattgactCGCTTAGGTGGCGGCAGTAGATCGTTTCTAGTGTTAAACTGTTGGGAATTAGCAGCCATGTTAGCAATGAGATTTCGGGCTGCTTCTAGTGTCTTATCCACGAGTGCTcctccactagcagcatcaatcatactcctatccatAGGCAGTAGACCCTCATAAaagtattgaataagaagttgatcacTTATCTGATGGTGGGGGCAACTAGCACATAGCTTTTTGAATCGTTCCCAATAGTCGTAGAGCGGCTCTCCATTATACTGTCGGAttccacaaatttcttttcgaATGCTGCCAGCTTTTGATGCTGGGAaatatttctccaaaaataGCTGCCGCAtctcattccatgtagtgacaGTACCGGAGGGAAGATAGTACAACCATTCCTTGGCTGAATCCGCCAAAGAGAATGGGAAGGCCATTAGCTTAACTTGCTCTTCAGAAACTCCGGCTGGTTTCATTGTGGAGCAGACCACATGGAACTCCTTCAAGTGCTTATTTGGATCCTCTCCTGCAAGACCATGAAAAGtaggaagaagatgaatcaTCCCAGATTTGAGTTCAAAATTTACCTGAGGGTTTGGATTCTCAATGCATAAGGGTTGCTGGTCCAAGTTAGGAGCTGCCAACTCTTTAAGTGTTCGGTTGTTATTTTGAGCCATTGGTTCGGATTCTGGGCTGCTTGGCTCTGTCTTCGGGAGTGGAATGTGGATGGCAAAATTGAGTTCTGAATATGATGAGGTTGCTCTAAGTTGTTCGAGTTTCAATCGAATGTCCTCTATGCTCATGAAAATctaaatatagaacaaaaaataactaattaaaataaaataaataaataaaatgagaaaagaaataaaaataaaaaataataaaataaaacgagtgataataaacaaactagaCGCTagtccccggcaacggcgccaaaaatttggtagtgtcgttaaggtgcaccaaatttaaaaccttaccactaatataaataattagtacagagcgagtaaggatcgatcccacaaagactatgctagttatatttattattaactcaaaagcaagatttaaaataaaataatagtaataataataataatagtaatagtaataataatataaattaatctaactaaagaaaatgccaattaaaaataaaagggggatttatgaatttttaactaaatagtaagaaataaagaaattaaaattacgaacaagaatttaataaaaactctaattaaaggagaaagaaataataatgatgaaaactttggttaaaggatcattcgccaccaccaaacatgcacataatatattaattctatcatcaatttatattgaaactatcaaccgtagacaacaataagctctgttagtctcaatctttccttagtgtgtcgttaggcaaaacaagctcttcacctaatctctaaccattaaataatttaaaacaagctctttaaatttaagataatggaagcattaaacaaagaaagatgttaggttgatctaggcaataaacacacaagctcggattatttaacctaggttatgttcttcaattgaaatcactgattccaacctgctactaatgattaaaatatcaagacaattacggatcaagaattttaatctagcaataaaatttattcaagtcctatctaattggccactcaaacaaaacaagaataaaccatgaacattaattatagaagaacataaacaatctcaattaaataaattgaatgatagaatttaaatttaattgcatagcatgtttagggttttgaattcaccctcaaccaaataaaaatttagcctaacataattaaattgggaataagaaaattgataaaaccagtcatggagattaattcaagcggctgcctttttcttcaatttaattcCGGTTGttggcttcttttttttctttttcttcttgttgctGCCGAATCCTTCTTGCTGCCTTGCTCTCTAAATCAAAAGCCAAAAGTTGGCTTTTATACTGCCCAAGATTGGCCGtattttaaagcaattaatttgtttccttTAATTGCCATGCACAtgccatttcaattctttatttccaaTGCTTTGTCCACCACTTGTTTAGGCAATTCACGTGCATGAAATATggccatttcctttttcttctttgttcaaTTTGCTTCCCATATTAACCAATGAGCAAGCCAAAGCCACTTTAATGCTTGCACATGTTATTACCCTTTAAGATTCTTGATTCCAATTAAATGAAGCCgccaaattgaattaaattcaattcccTCTTTAATCTCCACGTGATGGTCATAATCTTCTGAATATgcatgaattaattttgttggcttcggtTTTCTTGGTTTCCAAAAATCACTAATTATTTCCCTTTTCTAATTCCTTCAAGCAGATCTCTTCTTAAATGCTctgatttaatttctctttaattccaaaatatacctaaaataacaaaataaataaaactaagataaaaattaacacaataaaatataagttactaaattaaaaattaactaaaataactaaaatatttaagactaaaacaagaaaaagatagagaaattaatagcaaaatatatggaaaatatACACTTATCAGGAGCCTTGCTATTCTCAATTGCCTTCAAGATAGCCGGCTTGTCTACCTAGTTCTCTACTCTTGGCACCACCAGCCCCATATCAGTACTCCATTCCTCGGTTATGATGCGCTCAAAAGCATTGTCAACTATGTTCTTTTGTCGAGGTACCAAGCCTTCAAACTTAACTTAAAGCTCCTCAGGGTCTTCCACCTTATAGGCCTTCTCCTCTGAAACTTCATCAAAGTGTCTCCTCAAAGTCTTGTTCACTCCAGAGATCATCCCTTCATGAGGGTACCCCTAGAGGCGTCCTTTATTCAGCTGCCCATCGAGCTAAACTTCATATCGTCACGTGTCGCTCCTACTttttaaaagggaaaaatgaaGCAAAGCCGCCTGTACTGTAAAAACTAAATCCAATCAACAAACATCTCCGAACAGGTCACACCAAATTATTAGAGTTCAACAATTTTCGAAAGTTGACATAAGCTTCAACATTAGACGTGGGGCTTGAGTTAAATTAGTggtaacaattttaaaaaattgacctTTGCATTAAAGAATACACATATATACTAAATGGTTGTGGCTCAGTTGGCAGCGCATGCTGAGTTTGTAGAAAGAATTCTCGGGTTTGATCCCCACTAAACACACTATTTGGGAGGGATAAAGAGTTTTAACTGTGACTACACCCCGAATTCGGATTAGTCGAGACCCAATACAGTTGCGGGACACCGGatgatttacaaaaaaaataaaaaagaatacacacacatatatacatacatatatatatatatatatatatatatatatgctacTTACAAAAGTTTATGGGCTTAACTTCTCAAAAGATAGTTTACAGATTGAGAGATATTGCTTCAAACTTATATTCTTAGTGGAATAATTACTCTCAATAGATGTGACATATTCTCCTCCGCAATAGTTGTTAGCAAGTggttaacttaaaaaaaattaaaaaaaatcacgaACTCCgatatgcaaaaaaaaaaaaaaaaaaactcgagttcataatatttcaatataatattaactaGCCTTGAAAAAATCAAGGCCCCATTTTAgtatattttctcattttagtATATTTAATAGAGAAAATTGCTCAACgcaatttttgtttctttccaGCTGTATCCATATTTATcacaaaaatttcaatcaataTAATTGActttcatttaaataaaaaggcCTAATTTTGAAGATTGCCAAAGACTATGCTTGGCATCTTCTATAAGTAGCAACTCTACAAACACCCACCATAGCGTGCTgcaaaaattcttcaaacatcaactttttttttaatattaattcaaagCTCATTCACCTAAGTGATCAACCATGTTGAGTTTTGTAGCTTCAATAACAAAGTATTTGATACGAGCGTGGGCCTTTTTGATGACCTATCCTGTCTTGGGACTTTGCATGCATTCATGCAATGAACTGATCAATTTGCAGAAGCTAGAGCGGGCTGCTCATGATGATCATGAAGAGATAGAGTGTGCTGTCTGTCTTTGCAagattgaagaagaagagatgaGGGAGTTGAGATGCAGTCATTTGTTTCATCAATCTTGCTTGGATGCTTGGACAGCCTACAAGTATGCCACGTGTCCCATCTGCCGGGATTCAATCGCTCCGCCTAGGTTGGTCACTGAGCTTGGAGAGGAGATgctcttctttaatttctgttCCTTCAGTTCCACTTCTCAGCGTGATAAATGGTGGGTACGTTAAATCACATGCATGattaaaagttatatatatGCTTTTATCAGTTACTTCAAAGTTTTCGCAATACTCTGATGCTCCTTTTGATATCAAAACTTTCATTGGACTAATTCATTCTACCTACAAAGCAatcactttc contains these protein-coding regions:
- the LOC127901887 gene encoding uncharacterized protein LOC127901887, with amino-acid sequence MAQNNNRTLKELAAPNLDQQPLCIENPNPQVNFELKSGMIHLLPTFHGLAGEDPNKHLKEFHVVCSTMKPAGVSEEQVKLMAFPFSLADSAKEWLYYLPSGTVTTWNEMRQLFLEKYFPASKAGSIRKEICGIRQYNGEPLYDYWERFKKLCASCPHHQISDQLLIQYFYEGLLPMDRSMIDAASGGALVDKTLEAARNLIANMAANSQQFNTRNDLLPPPKRVNEVSTTSLEKQVSNLTSLVQQLALGQQMRPCGVCSMVGHATDMCPTLQEGSHEQANAVEGFLGQPRQRYDPYSNFYNEGWKDHPNFRYGNQQQGIPNVAPSRPPGYPQQRVQQPYQVRSPPPPQNQGTSLEDLVKALATNFMQF